A region from the Melioribacter roseus P3M-2 genome encodes:
- a CDS encoding N-acetylneuraminate synthase family protein: MRVKVGGKFIGEGEPVYVIAEIGINHNGSLELAKKLIDGAVFAGCDAVKFQKRTPELCVPKDQWHLERDTPWGRITYIEYRHKVEFGYDEYAEIDKYCKSKGIDWFASAWDEEAVDFLEQFEPVMYKVASASLTDDKLLSRIKSTGKPIMLSTGMSTLEEVDRAVNYLGKKNLLIAQSTSSYPCSLEELNLRVIDTYKKRYPEIPIGYSGHETGLAPSLAAVALGAVFVERHITLDRAMWGTDQAASVEIGGMYRLVKDIRDIEKALGDGVKRVYESELKSKIKLRRSG, encoded by the coding sequence ATGAGAGTAAAGGTAGGTGGAAAATTTATCGGCGAGGGCGAGCCGGTCTATGTCATAGCCGAGATCGGAATTAATCACAACGGGTCGCTCGAACTGGCTAAAAAACTGATCGACGGCGCCGTCTTTGCTGGGTGCGACGCCGTAAAATTTCAGAAACGGACTCCTGAATTATGCGTTCCGAAAGATCAATGGCATCTCGAACGCGATACGCCATGGGGAAGAATTACTTATATAGAATACCGTCATAAAGTCGAATTCGGTTACGACGAATATGCCGAGATAGACAAATATTGTAAATCAAAAGGGATCGATTGGTTCGCCTCTGCATGGGACGAAGAAGCCGTCGATTTCCTCGAGCAATTCGAACCCGTTATGTATAAAGTAGCCTCGGCGTCGCTTACAGACGATAAATTGTTGTCCAGAATTAAATCGACGGGCAAACCGATTATGCTTTCGACGGGCATGTCCACGCTCGAAGAAGTAGACCGCGCAGTCAATTATCTCGGAAAGAAAAACTTACTTATCGCACAGTCGACTTCGAGTTATCCGTGCAGTCTGGAAGAACTGAACTTACGCGTTATTGATACATACAAAAAAAGATATCCCGAAATTCCGATAGGCTATTCCGGGCACGAAACCGGATTGGCTCCGTCGCTTGCGGCAGTGGCTCTGGGCGCTGTATTCGTAGAACGGCATATTACGCTCGACCGAGCAATGTGGGGAACAGACCAGGCGGCGTCGGTTGAAATCGGCGGAATGTACAGACTTGTAAAAGATATACGCGACATCGAAAAAGCTCTCGGCGACGGCGTTAAAAGAGTTTACGAAAGCGAATTAAAAAGTAAAATAAAACTGCGAAGGAGCGGATAA
- a CDS encoding glycoside hydrolase family 97 protein — translation MKRIITLAFFLIIPFYLGAGQYEVESPSKKLRVTINTDGRLTYSVSYENEMIINPSEISLMLDKGILGKNPSVKNNSVKYVNRELKPVVRQKYAVIKDEFNELRLDFENNFTLFVRVYDEGFGYRISTSFEDSITVKEEIFEANFANDFNVYFPQEESFMSHSERLYKYLPLSEIDEKSFCSLPALVDLNNSIKVAITEADLYDYAGLYLRGANSTVLKGLFPYYPAETEMKSDRDVYVTKRKDYIARTNGTRNFPWRVFVVTDNDGALIENTMVYKLAEPHDPHIDFSWVKPGKVAWDWWNANNIYKVDFRAGINTATYKYYIDFASQHGIEYVILDEGWYKLGNLLEESPDINVKEIVDYAKEKNVGIILWVIWKTLDDQFEEAMTLFEKLGVKGIKVDFMQRDDAWMVNYYYKVAREAAKRKLLVDFHGAYKPTGLYRTYPNVLTSEGVLGLEHNKWSEDVTPEHNTTIPFIRMLAGPMDYTPGAMNNAVKGNFRDIFTQPMSQGTRCHQLAMYIIYESPLQMLADSPTNYLREKESLEFLSIVPAVWDDTKVLDAKVGDYVVMARRSGNKWFVGAMTDWNARTLKLELSFLDENRNYEITIYRDGINADRNGNDYKIVRSTVKKGEVIEINLAPGGGCAAVIE, via the coding sequence ATGAAAAGAATAATTACTTTGGCGTTTTTTTTAATCATCCCTTTTTATCTCGGCGCCGGTCAATATGAAGTTGAATCTCCCTCAAAAAAACTGAGAGTTACAATCAATACGGACGGTCGTCTTACTTATTCGGTTTCTTACGAAAACGAGATGATTATAAACCCTTCGGAAATTTCGTTGATGCTCGACAAAGGAATATTGGGAAAGAATCCGTCGGTAAAAAACAACTCGGTCAAATATGTCAATCGCGAACTTAAACCTGTCGTAAGACAAAAATACGCGGTCATTAAAGACGAATTCAACGAATTGCGTTTGGACTTCGAAAATAATTTTACTCTCTTTGTAAGAGTTTACGACGAAGGTTTCGGTTACAGAATATCGACGTCGTTTGAAGATTCTATTACGGTCAAAGAAGAAATTTTTGAGGCAAATTTTGCAAACGATTTCAACGTCTATTTCCCGCAGGAAGAGAGTTTTATGTCTCACTCGGAACGTCTTTATAAATATCTTCCGTTAAGTGAGATTGACGAAAAAAGTTTTTGCTCGCTTCCCGCTTTGGTCGATCTGAATAACTCAATTAAAGTTGCAATCACCGAAGCCGATCTATACGATTATGCGGGTCTCTATCTAAGAGGCGCCAATTCTACCGTTCTGAAAGGATTGTTCCCTTACTATCCCGCCGAAACGGAAATGAAAAGCGACAGGGACGTTTATGTGACTAAACGTAAAGATTATATAGCGCGAACGAACGGAACGAGAAATTTTCCGTGGAGAGTGTTCGTAGTTACAGATAACGACGGCGCCTTAATCGAAAATACGATGGTCTATAAACTTGCTGAGCCGCACGACCCTCATATTGATTTCTCCTGGGTAAAACCGGGCAAGGTGGCATGGGATTGGTGGAATGCAAACAATATTTATAAAGTCGATTTCAGAGCCGGAATCAATACCGCCACTTACAAATATTATATCGATTTTGCTTCGCAGCACGGAATCGAATATGTAATACTCGACGAAGGCTGGTACAAGTTAGGCAATCTCCTGGAAGAAAGTCCGGATATAAACGTAAAAGAAATAGTCGACTACGCCAAAGAAAAAAACGTCGGAATAATTCTATGGGTAATCTGGAAAACTCTCGACGACCAGTTTGAAGAAGCAATGACTCTTTTTGAAAAGCTCGGCGTAAAGGGAATTAAAGTCGATTTTATGCAAAGGGACGACGCCTGGATGGTGAATTACTATTATAAAGTTGCGCGCGAAGCCGCCAAACGGAAACTGCTCGTCGATTTTCACGGCGCTTATAAACCTACGGGATTGTACAGAACTTATCCGAATGTTCTAACCAGCGAGGGAGTTCTGGGACTCGAACACAATAAATGGAGCGAAGACGTAACTCCCGAACACAATACTACTATTCCGTTTATTAGAATGCTCGCCGGTCCGATGGACTATACTCCCGGTGCGATGAATAACGCCGTTAAAGGTAATTTCAGGGATATCTTTACTCAGCCGATGAGTCAGGGTACGAGATGCCATCAGCTTGCCATGTATATAATTTACGAAAGCCCTCTGCAAATGCTTGCGGACAGTCCTACAAATTATCTGCGCGAAAAAGAGTCGCTCGAATTTCTTTCGATCGTTCCGGCAGTGTGGGACGACACAAAAGTTCTGGATGCTAAGGTGGGCGATTATGTAGTTATGGCAAGAAGATCGGGCAATAAATGGTTTGTGGGAGCTATGACTGATTGGAACGCAAGAACTTTAAAGCTCGAGCTTTCGTTCTTGGATGAAAACAGGAATTACGAAATTACAATTTATCGGGACGGCATTAACGCCGACAGAAACGGAAACGATTATAAGATTGTCAGATCGACTGTGAAAAAGGGCGAAGTGATTGAAATTAATCTGGCACCCGGCGGCGGATGCGCGGCGGTAATCGAATAA
- a CDS encoding KdsC family phosphatase has translation MVLTDVDGVLTDTGVYYSAQGELMKRFSIRDGMGVERLRTLVDVETGIVTREDTNIVKTRAVKLKIEELHMGVLEKEKLVDDILKRKNLTKDEVAFIGDDTNDVGIMKLVGLAACPSDATRFAKKVADVVLEHPGGYGAFRDLAELIIDAKTKATKKGKK, from the coding sequence TTGGTTCTTACGGATGTAGACGGCGTGTTAACCGATACCGGAGTTTATTATTCCGCCCAGGGAGAGTTGATGAAACGTTTTTCCATTCGGGACGGAATGGGCGTAGAACGCTTGAGAACGCTTGTCGACGTCGAAACGGGAATAGTTACCCGCGAAGATACCAACATTGTTAAAACGCGCGCCGTTAAACTTAAGATTGAGGAACTGCACATGGGAGTTCTGGAAAAAGAAAAACTTGTGGATGATATTTTGAAGAGAAAAAATCTTACTAAAGACGAAGTGGCTTTTATCGGCGACGATACCAACGACGTCGGTATTATGAAACTTGTGGGACTTGCCGCGTGTCCTTCGGATGCAACCCGTTTTGCCAAGAAAGTTGCGGACGTTGTTTTGGAGCATCCCGGCGGCTACGGCGCATTCCGCGACCTTGCCGAACTGATTATCGACGCCAAAACGAAAGCCACGAAAAAGGGTAAGAAATGA
- a CDS encoding aminotransferase class III-fold pyridoxal phosphate-dependent enzyme, whose amino-acid sequence MANKIRLDNDYPVITKSDELYSRALGLIPSVTQTLAKGPTQWINGVAPKYLVKGKGSHVWDADGNEYIDFLMGVGPLSLGYAYPRVDEAIKKQLEDGITFSMMHPLEVEVAEMIRDVIPNAEAVRYSKTGADVTSAAVRLARAYTGKNKILCCGYHGWHDWYVSVTARNYGIPEEVQKLTFTFDYNNIDSLKNSIDDDTAAVILEPVVFQEPKDNFLHKVADLCNEKGIVLIFDEMWTGFRMALGGAQEYFGITPDLATYSKAVANGMPIAILTGKKEIMKLADEDIFFYTTFGGEALSLAAAKATIEEMKEKNVIPFLDKQGRKIKDGYNEIASKLGLDTTKAVGYNWRSMATFDPKGGDPLLQKSFMQQEMIKRGVLWQGFHNISFSHTDEDIDYTLGALEESLTLLKKAIENNNLKSLLRGKPVEPVFRKTDNFNMKPAAKK is encoded by the coding sequence ATGGCAAACAAAATAAGACTTGACAACGATTATCCGGTTATAACCAAATCGGATGAACTCTACAGCAGGGCGCTCGGATTAATTCCTTCAGTAACGCAAACTTTGGCTAAAGGCCCCACTCAATGGATTAACGGCGTTGCGCCGAAATATTTGGTCAAAGGAAAAGGCTCGCACGTGTGGGACGCCGACGGCAACGAGTATATCGATTTTTTAATGGGAGTCGGTCCATTGTCGTTAGGTTACGCATATCCGCGAGTGGACGAAGCGATTAAAAAGCAATTAGAAGACGGAATTACGTTTTCGATGATGCATCCATTGGAAGTGGAAGTGGCCGAAATGATACGAGACGTTATTCCGAATGCCGAAGCGGTCAGATACAGTAAAACCGGAGCCGACGTAACGAGCGCCGCAGTTAGACTGGCAAGAGCCTATACGGGAAAAAACAAAATTCTCTGTTGCGGTTATCACGGCTGGCACGATTGGTACGTTTCGGTTACGGCGCGCAATTACGGCATACCGGAAGAAGTTCAGAAATTAACTTTTACTTTTGATTACAACAATATCGATTCGCTGAAGAATTCGATCGACGACGATACCGCCGCCGTTATACTCGAACCGGTCGTCTTTCAGGAACCGAAAGATAATTTTCTGCATAAAGTTGCCGATTTGTGCAATGAAAAAGGTATTGTCTTAATCTTCGACGAAATGTGGACGGGTTTTCGCATGGCGTTAGGCGGCGCTCAGGAATATTTCGGCATTACTCCCGACCTGGCGACTTATTCCAAGGCTGTCGCAAACGGAATGCCGATTGCGATACTTACGGGTAAAAAGGAAATAATGAAACTTGCCGACGAGGACATCTTCTTCTACACTACATTCGGCGGCGAAGCGCTTTCGCTTGCAGCGGCTAAAGCCACTATCGAAGAAATGAAAGAGAAAAACGTGATCCCGTTTCTCGATAAACAGGGTAGGAAAATCAAAGACGGCTACAACGAAATCGCCTCGAAACTCGGGCTCGATACTACAAAAGCCGTAGGATACAACTGGCGTTCGATGGCTACGTTCGATCCGAAAGGAGGAGACCCGCTTTTGCAAAAATCCTTCATGCAGCAGGAGATGATTAAGCGCGGAGTGCTATGGCAGGGATTTCACAATATCAGTTTTTCGCATACTGACGAAGATATCGACTATACGCTTGGGGCTTTGGAAGAATCCTTGACGCTTCTTAAGAAAGCCATAGAAAACAACAATCTCAAATCGCTTCTCAGAGGCAAACCCGTCGAACCCGTTTTCAGAAAGACGGATAATTTTAATATGAAACCGGCTGCAAAAAAGTGA
- a CDS encoding SDR family oxidoreductase — protein sequence MELFTLENKVAVVTGALGLLGREHCKALSSAGATVVVTDIDGEKASEFARELSGNSIGLGMDVTNPESIKKARDIILQKFGHIDVLVNNAAINDMFENPKAAAEESKFENYPLALWQKSLDVNLTGVFLTSQILGTPMAERGKGSIINIASTYGIVAPDQSLYRNKEGAQSFHKPPAYSVTKGGVIMFTRYLAAYWGRKGVRVNALSPGGVENNQDNFFVEKYSSKTPLGRMAKRNDYWGALIFLASDASEYMTGANLVVDGGWTCW from the coding sequence ATGGAATTATTTACGCTCGAAAATAAGGTCGCCGTTGTTACCGGAGCGCTCGGCTTGCTCGGAAGGGAGCATTGCAAAGCGTTATCGTCCGCCGGCGCAACCGTCGTTGTTACGGATATCGACGGAGAAAAAGCCTCGGAATTTGCCCGGGAATTATCAGGCAATTCTATCGGACTCGGAATGGATGTAACAAACCCGGAGTCGATTAAAAAGGCAAGAGATATAATCCTTCAAAAATTCGGGCATATAGATGTGCTGGTGAACAACGCGGCAATCAACGATATGTTCGAAAATCCGAAAGCCGCGGCGGAGGAATCCAAATTCGAAAATTATCCGCTGGCATTATGGCAAAAATCTCTCGACGTTAATCTTACGGGAGTTTTTCTAACTTCGCAGATACTCGGAACGCCGATGGCCGAAAGAGGCAAAGGAAGCATTATAAATATCGCTTCCACATACGGAATCGTTGCGCCGGATCAATCGCTCTATCGCAATAAAGAAGGTGCTCAATCGTTCCACAAACCTCCGGCGTATTCGGTTACAAAAGGCGGCGTTATAATGTTTACCAGATACCTCGCCGCATATTGGGGGCGCAAAGGTGTGCGCGTTAACGCCCTTAGCCCGGGGGGAGTTGAAAATAACCAGGACAATTTCTTCGTCGAAAAATATTCTTCGAAAACGCCGCTCGGAAGAATGGCTAAACGCAACGACTATTGGGGAGCCTTGATCTTCCTTGCCAGCGACGCCTCGGAATATATGACCGGCGCTAATCTGGTGGTCGACGGCGGATGGACCTGCTGGTAA
- a CDS encoding DUF4139 domain-containing protein — MKRILFVLLTVFHSVNLFPAQTAKTNLKEVKVYINGAELKHTAAVKLNKGENEIFLEGLAGNFDPASVNIKIDGDVSILSITKEINFLKKNVNGERIKSLEDSLKILEEKLKDNNDGIDILKAEWELIVANKELKESDASRLIDNIKKLGRYYGERLTEIKAAIRKLDAANETIKNNIEKLKKQIEHLKDSRPQHDLKIALLSPSDQSVSIDVSYMTDDAGWRPNYDIRINNLREPPVISYKADIRQRSGIDWRNVKVILSTRNPQRSNIKPELNTWMIDFYDQPVYYGAAPKLKRETAAIASEDVLNNAVLTQSFRQEQNILTTDFVPALSYTIPSDGIPHSVLINDFEAEAYYKYYAVPKHDENAFLVIDLVNWKQFDLLEGEVNIYLENTYAGKSYIETNTASDTLRISAGRDQSVIAKRKLIRDYKEGKFLSKNVVRSFTYELSLNNKKRIPVEITLQDNIPVSKNEDIKVELIESGGASFNPSTGIIEWKVKLEPEETKTARYTFSVQYPGDKIIPGL; from the coding sequence ATGAAACGAATTTTATTTGTATTACTGACGGTTTTCCACAGCGTAAATCTCTTTCCCGCCCAAACGGCTAAGACAAATCTTAAGGAAGTAAAAGTTTACATCAACGGAGCGGAATTGAAACATACCGCCGCAGTGAAATTAAATAAAGGCGAGAACGAAATTTTCCTGGAAGGACTTGCCGGGAATTTCGACCCTGCCAGCGTCAATATTAAAATCGACGGGGACGTGTCAATACTTTCGATTACAAAAGAAATCAATTTCCTGAAAAAGAACGTTAACGGCGAAAGGATCAAAAGTCTGGAAGATTCTTTGAAAATCCTCGAAGAAAAATTAAAGGACAATAACGACGGGATAGATATCCTGAAAGCCGAATGGGAATTGATAGTCGCCAATAAAGAATTAAAAGAAAGCGACGCCTCCCGTTTGATCGACAATATTAAAAAATTGGGAAGATATTACGGCGAACGTTTGACCGAAATTAAAGCCGCCATTCGAAAACTCGACGCAGCCAATGAAACTATAAAAAACAATATCGAAAAATTGAAGAAGCAAATCGAACACCTCAAAGATTCACGCCCGCAGCACGACTTAAAAATCGCGCTCCTCTCGCCTTCGGATCAGTCCGTGTCAATCGACGTCTCTTATATGACAGACGACGCGGGCTGGCGTCCCAATTACGACATAAGAATTAATAATCTGCGGGAGCCTCCGGTGATTTCGTACAAAGCAGATATACGGCAGCGGAGCGGAATAGATTGGCGAAATGTAAAAGTAATTCTGTCTACGCGAAATCCGCAAAGAAGCAACATAAAACCGGAGCTGAATACGTGGATGATCGATTTTTACGATCAACCGGTTTATTACGGAGCTGCGCCGAAATTGAAGAGAGAAACCGCGGCAATTGCGTCGGAAGACGTTCTTAATAATGCCGTTTTAACCCAATCCTTCCGGCAGGAACAAAACATATTAACGACCGATTTTGTGCCCGCCTTAAGCTATACAATCCCTTCCGACGGCATACCGCATTCCGTACTGATAAACGATTTCGAAGCCGAAGCTTACTATAAATATTACGCCGTTCCCAAGCACGACGAAAACGCCTTCTTGGTTATCGATTTAGTTAACTGGAAACAATTCGATTTGCTCGAAGGCGAAGTCAATATTTATCTCGAAAACACGTACGCCGGAAAAAGCTACATCGAAACAAATACCGCCTCGGATACTCTCCGGATTTCAGCGGGACGAGACCAATCTGTAATTGCCAAAAGAAAATTAATAAGGGATTATAAAGAAGGTAAATTCCTCAGTAAAAATGTCGTGCGTAGTTTTACTTACGAATTATCGTTGAATAACAAGAAAAGAATACCGGTTGAGATTACGTTGCAGGACAACATCCCCGTGTCAAAGAACGAAGATATTAAAGTAGAGCTCATTGAAAGCGGCGGGGCAAGTTTTAATCCCTCCACGGGAATTATCGAGTGGAAGGTAAAACTGGAACCGGAAGAAACAAAAACAGCGCGATATACTTTTTCCGTCCAATACCCCGGCGACAAAATAATTCCGGGATTGTAA
- a CDS encoding metallophosphoesterase family protein: MKIAHISDLHLNRKFRRKNLEKTERLIEFALNNLADHIVITGDISDNSDERDFADLRELLIKYDLFHSDRVSVVIGNHDIFGGVELASDIIDFPSRCEKTNYELKVEIFCEHFSSLFDSTVTVNEGKRFPYLKILNDIALIGINSVDYYSKLKNPFASNGKVSKSEREEIDMLLSAAEMESKEKIVLIHHHFYKNSEESKSSGKSIWSRIESHTMKLRGKKKLLSLFKRRGVRIIMHGHSHDMKLYERKGIVILNAGASVDGAGSSLFLVDIDPNNLNISPEVLPQVNSKMSDYFREPAIL; the protein is encoded by the coding sequence ATGAAAATAGCTCATATATCCGACCTCCATCTGAACAGGAAGTTCAGAAGAAAGAATTTGGAAAAAACCGAGAGGTTGATTGAATTTGCTCTCAATAATCTGGCCGACCATATCGTAATAACTGGAGATATATCGGACAATTCGGACGAAAGAGATTTTGCCGATTTGAGAGAACTATTAATAAAATACGATCTGTTTCATTCGGACAGAGTTTCCGTTGTAATCGGCAATCACGATATATTCGGCGGGGTAGAACTTGCGTCGGATATAATCGATTTTCCTTCCCGCTGCGAAAAAACAAATTACGAATTAAAAGTGGAAATATTTTGCGAACACTTCAGCAGTCTTTTCGACTCGACCGTAACGGTAAACGAAGGAAAGCGTTTTCCTTATTTGAAAATCCTAAACGATATAGCTTTAATCGGCATCAATTCGGTCGATTATTATTCCAAGCTGAAAAATCCTTTTGCATCGAACGGGAAAGTGAGTAAATCGGAACGCGAGGAAATCGACATGCTGCTGTCCGCCGCTGAGATGGAGAGCAAAGAAAAAATCGTATTGATACATCACCACTTCTACAAAAATTCGGAAGAGAGCAAAAGTTCGGGAAAATCAATTTGGAGCCGTATCGAAAGCCATACAATGAAACTGAGGGGCAAGAAGAAATTGTTGTCGCTTTTCAAACGGCGCGGCGTACGTATTATTATGCACGGACACAGTCACGACATGAAACTCTACGAACGGAAAGGAATCGTAATATTAAACGCAGGAGCGTCGGTCGACGGCGCCGGTTCTTCACTCTTCCTCGTCGATATCGATCCGAATAATCTTAATATCAGCCCGGAAGTTTTACCGCAAGTAAACTCAAAAATGTCGGATTACTTTCGGGAGCCGGCAATATTATAG
- a CDS encoding CDP-glycerol glycerophosphotransferase family protein, whose protein sequence is MKKKILFIGGSLNQTTMMHKISKYFEDYDCYFTPFYDDGYIGWFASKGILDFTILGGNFKKMTLEYLESNNLKIDYKGKRHDYDLVYTCADLIVPKNIRNKKLILVQEGMTDPENFAFYLVKYFNFPRWIASTSTMGMSNLYDIFCVASEGYKELFARKGADPNKIFVTGIPNFDNAKEFLNNDFPHKNYVLVATSDTRETFKYENRKKFIKKCVKIANGRQLIFKLHPNENAERATREINKYAPGALVYHNANTNHMIANCDVLITKYSSVVYIGLALGKEVYSSFDIEELKKLMPIQNNGTSAERIAKLGLHFLESPSNSLNEIHQNFDLITA, encoded by the coding sequence ATGAAAAAGAAAATACTCTTCATAGGCGGTTCTCTCAATCAAACTACAATGATGCATAAAATATCGAAGTATTTCGAAGATTACGATTGCTATTTCACCCCGTTTTACGACGACGGATATATCGGATGGTTTGCTTCCAAAGGGATACTCGATTTTACGATTCTCGGAGGCAATTTCAAAAAGATGACGCTTGAATACCTCGAAAGCAACAATCTGAAAATCGATTACAAAGGCAAGCGGCACGATTACGATCTGGTCTATACGTGCGCCGATCTGATCGTTCCCAAGAATATCAGAAACAAAAAATTGATCCTCGTTCAGGAAGGCATGACCGACCCCGAAAATTTCGCATTCTATCTTGTAAAATATTTTAATTTCCCTCGTTGGATAGCAAGCACATCCACGATGGGAATGTCGAATCTCTACGATATTTTCTGTGTTGCTTCCGAAGGGTATAAAGAATTATTCGCGCGCAAAGGAGCCGACCCGAATAAAATTTTCGTAACCGGAATACCCAACTTCGACAACGCTAAAGAATTTTTGAACAACGATTTTCCCCATAAGAATTACGTGCTCGTCGCCACTTCCGATACGAGAGAGACCTTTAAATACGAAAACAGAAAAAAGTTTATTAAAAAATGCGTGAAGATTGCAAACGGGCGGCAGTTGATTTTCAAACTTCACCCGAATGAAAATGCGGAAAGGGCGACTCGGGAAATCAATAAATACGCTCCGGGAGCTTTAGTCTATCACAACGCAAACACAAATCATATGATTGCCAATTGCGATGTGCTGATTACAAAATATTCGTCGGTCGTTTATATAGGATTGGCTTTGGGTAAAGAAGTTTATTCGTCGTTCGACATCGAAGAGCTCAAAAAACTTATGCCTATTCAAAATAACGGTACGTCTGCCGAAAGGATCGCAAAGCTGGGGCTCCATTTTCTCGAGTCGCCGAGCAATTCATTGAATGAAATTCATCAGAATTTCGATTTGATTACGGCATGA
- a CDS encoding cytidylyltransferase domain-containing protein produces MKIVAVIQARMTSTRLPGKVMLPVLGQPLLSRMIERARKSVMADEIVVATSDQKEDDPIERLCKETNVECFRGHLTDLLDRHYKAGLIYGADAVVKIPSDCPLIDPAIIDKVLKCFSDGNFDYVSNLHPATYPDGNDVEIMSIEALEKAWRNAQKNYEREHTTPYFWENPHLFELGNVVWETGLNYSTTMRWTIDYEEDYRFVKRVFEELYPVKPDFGLNDILDLLERKPEIKK; encoded by the coding sequence ATGAAAATAGTCGCCGTCATACAGGCTCGAATGACTTCGACGCGCCTACCCGGCAAGGTGATGCTGCCGGTTCTCGGTCAGCCGCTGCTATCGAGAATGATCGAACGCGCGCGAAAATCGGTTATGGCCGATGAAATTGTCGTGGCTACTTCCGATCAAAAAGAAGACGACCCGATAGAGAGATTATGCAAAGAGACAAATGTTGAATGCTTCCGGGGGCATTTAACCGATCTTCTCGACCGGCATTACAAGGCGGGTTTGATATACGGAGCCGACGCGGTCGTTAAAATCCCGTCCGACTGCCCGCTCATCGATCCGGCAATTATCGACAAAGTGCTGAAATGTTTTTCCGACGGTAATTTCGATTACGTAAGCAACCTTCATCCGGCTACATATCCCGACGGAAACGACGTCGAAATAATGTCGATCGAAGCGCTCGAAAAAGCCTGGCGTAATGCCCAAAAAAATTACGAGCGCGAGCATACTACGCCTTATTTTTGGGAAAATCCTCATTTGTTCGAATTAGGCAATGTCGTATGGGAAACGGGACTAAATTATTCGACTACAATGCGCTGGACGATCGACTACGAGGAAGACTATCGCTTTGTCAAAAGAGTATTCGAAGAGCTTTATCCGGTCAAACCGGATTTCGGCTTGAATGATATTCTCGATTTGCTCGAACGAAAACCCGAAATAAAAAAATAA
- a CDS encoding sterol desaturase family protein, with protein MEFESYELISYAVIVMTAVLFVLLERIFPYNKGQEALRKGFFDDLAFYTIAQSYILGIFIFTVIINGIDNATGLSRLGLFANVPIWIQLIFFTVTHDFYIYWMHRWQHRNKFLWRLHEAHHSPQKVDWLSGSRSHAFEILINQTVEFMPIVLLGSPPEVIAYKGVISAVWGMYIHSNLNVRTGRLQYVINGPEMHRWHHTTGKGRNRNFATKLAIWDWLFNSAFLPGDKAEQYGLKTFFPDNYFKQFLFAFRPFKKKKNSLLDRLFR; from the coding sequence ATGGAATTCGAATCGTATGAATTAATATCGTATGCGGTTATCGTTATGACCGCGGTTTTGTTCGTCTTGCTCGAAAGGATATTTCCTTACAATAAAGGGCAGGAAGCGCTGCGCAAAGGATTCTTTGACGATTTGGCGTTCTACACAATCGCGCAAAGCTACATACTCGGTATTTTTATATTTACCGTAATCATAAATGGAATCGATAATGCTACCGGCTTGTCGCGGCTCGGTTTGTTTGCCAATGTACCGATCTGGATTCAGTTAATCTTTTTTACCGTAACGCACGATTTTTATATCTATTGGATGCACAGGTGGCAGCATCGAAATAAATTCTTATGGCGGCTTCACGAAGCGCATCATTCGCCGCAAAAAGTCGATTGGCTTTCGGGATCGAGAAGCCATGCGTTCGAAATCCTTATAAATCAGACCGTGGAGTTTATGCCGATAGTTTTGCTCGGTTCGCCGCCGGAAGTAATTGCGTACAAAGGAGTAATTAGCGCGGTCTGGGGAATGTATATCCATTCGAATCTGAATGTACGGACGGGCAGGTTACAATACGTTATTAACGGACCGGAGATGCACCGTTGGCACCACACTACCGGCAAAGGCAGAAACAGGAATTTTGCAACCAAACTTGCCATATGGGATTGGCTCTTCAATTCGGCTTTCTTGCCAGGCGATAAAGCCGAGCAGTACGGATTAAAAACGTTTTTTCCCGACAACTATTTCAAGCAGTTTCTTTTCGCATTCAGACCCTTTAAGAAAAAGAAAAACAGCCTGCTCGACAGATTGTTTCGCTGA